Proteins from one Aquila chrysaetos chrysaetos chromosome 5, bAquChr1.4, whole genome shotgun sequence genomic window:
- the PUS7 gene encoding pseudouridylate synthase 7 homolog isoform X6, whose product METVEMNSVSLKRPHSEDDVTNADEIKRQKISEKSETGNDSGQSVETVTGQPDKSLLEDTKNEIIPNEESEEQEDEELEDSDEDGDPESFADMMKHGLTESDVGITKFVSSHKGFSGILKERYSDFVVHEIGKDGRVSHLDDFSVPVDDEVNFEDPSEETFTVLSDEDKQRLEELQLLKNKETSVAIEVIEDTKEKRTVIHQAVKSLFPGLETKTEDRDGKKYIIAYHAAGKKALANPRKHSWPKSRGSYCHFVLYKENKDTMDAINVLSKFLRVKPNIFSYMGTKDKRAITVQEIAVLRITAQRLAHLNKCLMNFKLGNFSYKNHPLKLGELQGNHFTVVLRNITGTDDQIEQAMHSLREIGFINYYGMQRFGTTAVPTYQIGRAILQNNWNEVMDLILKPRPGAEKGYLVKCREEWAKTKDPAAALKKLPVKRCVEGQLLRGLLKYGMKNIISAFGIIPRNNRLMYIHSYQSYVWNNMVSKRIEEYGLRAVPGDLTLKGATAVHIEEEDVDNYTIHDVVMPLPGFDVIYPKHKIGEAYKEMLVADNLDINNMRHKIRDYSLSGAYRKIIIRPQNVNWEVVAYDDPRIPLFTTDLDKLEGKPLPVLPTDGKFRALKMEFSLPPSTYATMAIREVLKMDTSIKNQTQLNTTWLR is encoded by the exons ATGGAAACTGTAGAAATGAATAGTGTATCCTTGAAACGTCCTCACTCTGAGGATGATGTGACTAATgcagatgaaattaaaagacagaagatCTCAGAGAAGTCTGAGACAGGGAACGACTCTGGGCAGAGCGTTGAGACTGTAACAGGACAACCTGACAAATCTCTGCTTGAGGACAcgaaaaatgaaataatcccCAATGAGGAAAGTGAGGAGCAGGAAGATGAGGAACTAGAGGACAGTGATGAAGATGGAGATCCAGAGAGCTTTGCAGACATGATGAAGCATGGCCTGACAGAAAGTGACGTTGGCATAACTAAATTTGTTAGCTCTCATAAAGGGTTTTCTGGAATCTTAAAAGAGAG ATATTCGGACTTTGTTGTCCATGAAATAGGCAAAGATGGACGTGTGAGCCATTTAGATGACTTTTCTGTTCCAGTGGATGATGAGGTAAATTTTGAG GACCCATCAGAAGAAACATTTACAGTTTTGTCAGATGAAGACAAGCAGCGTTTAGAGGAGCTCCAGCTTCTTAAGAATAAGGAAACTAGTGTGGCCATAGag GTAATTGaagacaccaaagaaaaaagaacagttatCCATCAGGCTGTGAAGTCCTTGTTTCCTGGACTGGAGACTAAAACTGAAGATcgagatggaaaaaaatacattattgctTATCatgctgctgggaaaaaagcacTGGCAA atccAAGAAAACACTCTTGGCCAAAATCTAGGGGAAGCTACTGCCACTTTGTACTGTACAAGGAGAACAAGGATACTATGGATGCCATTAATGTCCTATCCAAATTTTTAAG AGTGAAGCCAAACATATTTTCCTACATGGGAACTAAAGATAAAAGGGCTATAACAGTTCAAGAGATCGCTGTTCTTAG aatCACTGCACAAAGACTTGCTCATTTGAATAAATGTTTGATGAACTTCAAATTAGGAAATTTCAGTTACAAGAACCATCCACTGAAATTAGGAGAACTGCAAGGGAACCATTTCACTGTTGTTCTCAG aaACATAACAGGAACTGATGACCAGATAGAGCAAGCAATGCACTCTCTCAGGGAAATTGGATTCATTAATTACTATGGAATGCAAAGATTTGGAACCACAGCTGTTCCTACATATCAAATTGGCAG AGCTATTCTACAGAACAATTGGAATGAAGTAATGGATTTGATATTAAAACCACGACCAGGAG CTGAAAAGGGATACTTGGtaaaatgcagagaagaatGGGCAAAGACTAAAGATCCAGCAGCAGCCCTCAAGAAACTACCCGTAAAAAGGTGCGTGGAAGGACAGCTTCTACGTGGACTCTTAAAGTATGGAATGAAGAACATAATCTCTGCATTTGGCATA ATACCAAGAAATAATCGTTTAATGTATATTCATAGCTACCAGAGTTATGTGTGGAATAATATGGTGAGCAAGAGAATAGAAGAATATGGGCTTAGAGCTGTACCAGGAGATCTCACACTTAAAGGAG CCACAGCTGTTCATATCGAAGAAGAAGATGTTGATAACTACACTATCCATGATGTAGTGATGCCGTTACCTGGATTTGATGTTATTTATCCAAAGCATAAAA TTGGTGAGGCCTACAAGGAAATGCTAGTAGCTGACAATCTTGATATCAACAACATGAGGCATAAAATCAGAGATTATTCACTTTCTGGAGCCTACAGAAAGATTATCATTCGACCTCAGAATGTCAACTG GGAGGTTGTTGCATATGATGATCCCAGAATCCCGTTATTTACTACGGATTTGGATaagctggaaggaaaaccaTTACCAGTTCTTCCTACAG ATGGTAAATTCAGGGCACTAAAGATGGAGttctcccttcccccatccACTTACGCTACCATGGCGATTCGAGAAGTTTTGAAAATGGACACAAGCATAAAAAACCAGACACAACTGAATACTACCTGGTTACGCTGA
- the PUS7 gene encoding pseudouridylate synthase 7 homolog isoform X2: METVEMNSVSLKRPHSEDDVTNADEIKRQKISEKSETGNDSGQSVETVTGQPDKSLLEDTKNEIIPNEESEEQEDEELEDSDEDGDPESFADMMKHGLTESDVGITKFVSSHKGFSGILKERYSDFVVHEIGKDGRVSHLDDFSVPVDDEDPSEETFTVLSDEDKQRLEELQLLKNKETSVAIEVIEDTKEKRTVIHQAVKSLFPGLETKTEDRDGKKYIIAYHAAGKKALAKVRTATDPRKHSWPKSRGSYCHFVLYKENKDTMDAINVLSKFLRVKPNIFSYMGTKDKRAITVQEIAVLSWNPIFFLTEHSEQLQRRLTTVFAHLITAQRLAHLNKCLMNFKLGNFSYKNHPLKLGELQGNHFTVVLRNITGTDDQIEQAMHSLREIGFINYYGMQRFGTTAVPTYQIGRAILQNNWNEVMDLILKPRPGAEKGYLVKCREEWAKTKDPAAALKKLPVKRCVEGQLLRGLLKYGMKNIISAFGIIPRNNRLMYIHSYQSYVWNNMVSKRIEEYGLRAVPGDLTLKGATAVHIEEEDVDNYTIHDVVMPLPGFDVIYPKHKIGEAYKEMLVADNLDINNMRHKIRDYSLSGAYRKIIIRPQNVNWEVVAYDDPRIPLFTTDLDKLEGKPLPVLPTDGKFRALKMEFSLPPSTYATMAIREVLKMDTSIKNQTQLNTTWLR, translated from the exons ATGGAAACTGTAGAAATGAATAGTGTATCCTTGAAACGTCCTCACTCTGAGGATGATGTGACTAATgcagatgaaattaaaagacagaagatCTCAGAGAAGTCTGAGACAGGGAACGACTCTGGGCAGAGCGTTGAGACTGTAACAGGACAACCTGACAAATCTCTGCTTGAGGACAcgaaaaatgaaataatcccCAATGAGGAAAGTGAGGAGCAGGAAGATGAGGAACTAGAGGACAGTGATGAAGATGGAGATCCAGAGAGCTTTGCAGACATGATGAAGCATGGCCTGACAGAAAGTGACGTTGGCATAACTAAATTTGTTAGCTCTCATAAAGGGTTTTCTGGAATCTTAAAAGAGAG ATATTCGGACTTTGTTGTCCATGAAATAGGCAAAGATGGACGTGTGAGCCATTTAGATGACTTTTCTGTTCCAGTGGATGATGAG GACCCATCAGAAGAAACATTTACAGTTTTGTCAGATGAAGACAAGCAGCGTTTAGAGGAGCTCCAGCTTCTTAAGAATAAGGAAACTAGTGTGGCCATAGag GTAATTGaagacaccaaagaaaaaagaacagttatCCATCAGGCTGTGAAGTCCTTGTTTCCTGGACTGGAGACTAAAACTGAAGATcgagatggaaaaaaatacattattgctTATCatgctgctgggaaaaaagcacTGGCAA AGGTCAGAACTGCAACAG atccAAGAAAACACTCTTGGCCAAAATCTAGGGGAAGCTACTGCCACTTTGTACTGTACAAGGAGAACAAGGATACTATGGATGCCATTAATGTCCTATCCAAATTTTTAAG AGTGAAGCCAAACATATTTTCCTACATGGGAACTAAAGATAAAAGGGCTATAACAGTTCAAGAGATCGCTGTTCTTAG ctggaatcctattttctttctcactgaaCACTCTGAACAGCTCCAGAGAAGGCTAACCACTGTCTTTGCTCATCT aatCACTGCACAAAGACTTGCTCATTTGAATAAATGTTTGATGAACTTCAAATTAGGAAATTTCAGTTACAAGAACCATCCACTGAAATTAGGAGAACTGCAAGGGAACCATTTCACTGTTGTTCTCAG aaACATAACAGGAACTGATGACCAGATAGAGCAAGCAATGCACTCTCTCAGGGAAATTGGATTCATTAATTACTATGGAATGCAAAGATTTGGAACCACAGCTGTTCCTACATATCAAATTGGCAG AGCTATTCTACAGAACAATTGGAATGAAGTAATGGATTTGATATTAAAACCACGACCAGGAG CTGAAAAGGGATACTTGGtaaaatgcagagaagaatGGGCAAAGACTAAAGATCCAGCAGCAGCCCTCAAGAAACTACCCGTAAAAAGGTGCGTGGAAGGACAGCTTCTACGTGGACTCTTAAAGTATGGAATGAAGAACATAATCTCTGCATTTGGCATA ATACCAAGAAATAATCGTTTAATGTATATTCATAGCTACCAGAGTTATGTGTGGAATAATATGGTGAGCAAGAGAATAGAAGAATATGGGCTTAGAGCTGTACCAGGAGATCTCACACTTAAAGGAG CCACAGCTGTTCATATCGAAGAAGAAGATGTTGATAACTACACTATCCATGATGTAGTGATGCCGTTACCTGGATTTGATGTTATTTATCCAAAGCATAAAA TTGGTGAGGCCTACAAGGAAATGCTAGTAGCTGACAATCTTGATATCAACAACATGAGGCATAAAATCAGAGATTATTCACTTTCTGGAGCCTACAGAAAGATTATCATTCGACCTCAGAATGTCAACTG GGAGGTTGTTGCATATGATGATCCCAGAATCCCGTTATTTACTACGGATTTGGATaagctggaaggaaaaccaTTACCAGTTCTTCCTACAG ATGGTAAATTCAGGGCACTAAAGATGGAGttctcccttcccccatccACTTACGCTACCATGGCGATTCGAGAAGTTTTGAAAATGGACACAAGCATAAAAAACCAGACACAACTGAATACTACCTGGTTACGCTGA
- the PUS7 gene encoding pseudouridylate synthase 7 homolog isoform X8 produces the protein METVEMNSVSLKRPHSEDDVTNADEIKRQKISEKSETGNDSGQSVETVTGQPDKSLLEDTKNEIIPNEESEEQEDEELEDSDEDGDPESFADMMKHGLTESDVGITKFVSSHKGFSGILKERYSDFVVHEIGKDGRVSHLDDFSVPVDDEVNFEDPSEETFTVLSDEDKQRLEELQLLKNKETSVAIEVIEDTKEKRTVIHQAVKSLFPGLETKTEDRDGKKYIIAYHAAGKKALAKVRTATDPRKHSWPKSRGSYCHFVLYKENKDTMDAINVLSKFLRVKPNIFSYMGTKDKRAITVQEIAVLSWNPIFFLTEHSEQLQRRLTTVFAHLITAQRLAHLNKCLMNFKLGNFSYKNHPLKLGELQGNHFTVVLRNITGTDDQIEQAMHSLREIGFINYYGMQRFGTTAVPTYQIGRAILQNNWNEVMDLILKPRPGAEKGYLVKCREEWAKTKDPAAALKKLPVKRCVEGQLLRGLLKYGMKNIISAFGIIPRNNRLMYIHSYQSYVWNNMVSKRIEEYGLRAVPGDLTLKGGKIRQTKSFAV, from the exons ATGGAAACTGTAGAAATGAATAGTGTATCCTTGAAACGTCCTCACTCTGAGGATGATGTGACTAATgcagatgaaattaaaagacagaagatCTCAGAGAAGTCTGAGACAGGGAACGACTCTGGGCAGAGCGTTGAGACTGTAACAGGACAACCTGACAAATCTCTGCTTGAGGACAcgaaaaatgaaataatcccCAATGAGGAAAGTGAGGAGCAGGAAGATGAGGAACTAGAGGACAGTGATGAAGATGGAGATCCAGAGAGCTTTGCAGACATGATGAAGCATGGCCTGACAGAAAGTGACGTTGGCATAACTAAATTTGTTAGCTCTCATAAAGGGTTTTCTGGAATCTTAAAAGAGAG ATATTCGGACTTTGTTGTCCATGAAATAGGCAAAGATGGACGTGTGAGCCATTTAGATGACTTTTCTGTTCCAGTGGATGATGAGGTAAATTTTGAG GACCCATCAGAAGAAACATTTACAGTTTTGTCAGATGAAGACAAGCAGCGTTTAGAGGAGCTCCAGCTTCTTAAGAATAAGGAAACTAGTGTGGCCATAGag GTAATTGaagacaccaaagaaaaaagaacagttatCCATCAGGCTGTGAAGTCCTTGTTTCCTGGACTGGAGACTAAAACTGAAGATcgagatggaaaaaaatacattattgctTATCatgctgctgggaaaaaagcacTGGCAA AGGTCAGAACTGCAACAG atccAAGAAAACACTCTTGGCCAAAATCTAGGGGAAGCTACTGCCACTTTGTACTGTACAAGGAGAACAAGGATACTATGGATGCCATTAATGTCCTATCCAAATTTTTAAG AGTGAAGCCAAACATATTTTCCTACATGGGAACTAAAGATAAAAGGGCTATAACAGTTCAAGAGATCGCTGTTCTTAG ctggaatcctattttctttctcactgaaCACTCTGAACAGCTCCAGAGAAGGCTAACCACTGTCTTTGCTCATCT aatCACTGCACAAAGACTTGCTCATTTGAATAAATGTTTGATGAACTTCAAATTAGGAAATTTCAGTTACAAGAACCATCCACTGAAATTAGGAGAACTGCAAGGGAACCATTTCACTGTTGTTCTCAG aaACATAACAGGAACTGATGACCAGATAGAGCAAGCAATGCACTCTCTCAGGGAAATTGGATTCATTAATTACTATGGAATGCAAAGATTTGGAACCACAGCTGTTCCTACATATCAAATTGGCAG AGCTATTCTACAGAACAATTGGAATGAAGTAATGGATTTGATATTAAAACCACGACCAGGAG CTGAAAAGGGATACTTGGtaaaatgcagagaagaatGGGCAAAGACTAAAGATCCAGCAGCAGCCCTCAAGAAACTACCCGTAAAAAGGTGCGTGGAAGGACAGCTTCTACGTGGACTCTTAAAGTATGGAATGAAGAACATAATCTCTGCATTTGGCATA ATACCAAGAAATAATCGTTTAATGTATATTCATAGCTACCAGAGTTATGTGTGGAATAATATGGTGAGCAAGAGAATAGAAGAATATGGGCTTAGAGCTGTACCAGGAGATCTCACACTTAAAGGAGGTAAAAtcagacaaacaaaaagttttgcGGTGTAG